A region of Salinibacter sp. 10B DNA encodes the following proteins:
- a CDS encoding 2-isopropylmalate synthase, producing the protein MTDHVTIFDTTLRDGEQAPGASMTVDEKVRIAQQLATLGVDVIEAGFPVSSPAQTEAVQRIVAEVEGPVTCALARTIEDDLLAAGEALEGGTDTRVHTFIATSDVHIEAKFDKLGDTMAEKRRAIIERAQTAIEHALTYTDNVEFSAEDAGRTDPGFLREVVQAAAEAGATTINIPDTTGYCAPSEYADLLSDVRESLPDPEAVILSTHCHDDLGLATANTLAGVKAGARQVECTINGIGERAGNAALEEIVMALVVRSDEFNVETSINPKHLTRASQMVSAASGFPVQPNKAIVGSNAFSHEAGIHQHGVLKERSTYEIMSAEDVGQDTEQIRLGRHSGRHGLFNRLETLGYEVPDGHRSEIYQRFLDLADRKKEIFDEDLERMMEEFGYGGDSPLGGERRMDGATADGEPLAYRLDHFSVHLETNAEPAVGIRLQRYDGTVREEEATGDGPVEALYRAIDHAVDQPHTLVDYSIRSISEGADAQGEVEVRIRYGENYFTGRARGTDVVRASAEAYVDALNRLAAAQSDAESVEFVRDSIMNAYNGE; encoded by the coding sequence ATGACCGACCACGTCACCATTTTTGACACCACCCTGCGCGACGGCGAACAGGCGCCCGGGGCCTCCATGACTGTAGACGAGAAAGTCCGCATCGCCCAGCAGCTTGCGACGCTCGGCGTAGATGTGATTGAGGCCGGCTTTCCGGTGTCCTCGCCCGCCCAAACCGAAGCTGTCCAGCGCATTGTCGCGGAGGTGGAGGGTCCCGTCACCTGTGCGCTTGCCCGCACGATTGAGGACGATCTTCTCGCTGCGGGGGAGGCGCTGGAGGGGGGCACCGACACCCGCGTTCATACGTTCATCGCGACGAGCGACGTGCACATCGAGGCGAAGTTCGACAAACTTGGCGACACGATGGCCGAGAAGCGACGCGCCATCATTGAGCGGGCCCAGACGGCGATCGAGCATGCGCTCACGTATACCGACAACGTTGAGTTTAGCGCTGAGGATGCGGGCCGTACCGACCCGGGCTTTCTCCGAGAGGTCGTGCAGGCGGCGGCGGAGGCGGGGGCGACAACCATAAACATTCCCGACACTACCGGCTATTGTGCTCCGAGCGAGTACGCCGACCTTCTGTCGGACGTTCGGGAGAGTCTGCCCGATCCGGAAGCCGTCATCCTCTCCACGCATTGCCACGATGACCTGGGACTGGCTACGGCCAATACACTGGCCGGTGTGAAGGCAGGCGCCCGGCAGGTGGAGTGCACGATCAATGGCATTGGCGAACGGGCTGGAAATGCCGCCCTGGAGGAAATTGTGATGGCCCTCGTGGTGCGGAGCGACGAGTTTAATGTAGAGACGAGCATCAACCCCAAGCACCTCACGCGAGCGAGCCAGATGGTGTCGGCGGCGTCTGGCTTTCCGGTACAACCGAACAAGGCAATCGTGGGGAGCAATGCCTTCAGCCACGAGGCCGGCATTCACCAGCACGGCGTTCTGAAGGAGCGGTCTACCTACGAAATCATGTCGGCCGAGGACGTCGGGCAGGACACCGAACAGATTCGCCTGGGCCGCCACTCGGGCCGCCACGGTCTTTTCAACCGCCTCGAAACGCTGGGCTACGAGGTGCCCGATGGGCATCGGTCCGAGATCTACCAGCGCTTCCTGGATCTCGCGGATCGGAAGAAGGAGATCTTCGACGAGGACCTGGAGCGGATGATGGAGGAGTTCGGCTACGGGGGTGATTCGCCCCTTGGAGGAGAGAGGCGTATGGACGGCGCCACCGCCGATGGGGAGCCCCTGGCCTATCGCCTTGATCATTTTTCCGTCCACCTCGAGACGAACGCCGAGCCGGCGGTGGGCATCCGACTCCAGCGGTACGACGGGACGGTTCGTGAAGAAGAGGCGACGGGGGACGGGCCGGTGGAGGCCCTCTACCGCGCCATTGATCACGCTGTAGACCAGCCGCACACGCTAGTCGACTATTCCATCCGCTCGATCTCAGAGGGGGCTGATGCCCAGGGCGAGGTGGAGGTTCGCATCCGCTACGGAGAAAATTACTTTACCGGCCGTGCTCGTGGGACCGATGTGGTGCGTGCCTCTGCGGAGGCGTACGTCGATGCCTTGAATCGGCTCGCCGCCGCTCAGTCCGACGCTGAGTCCGTCGAGTTCGTTCGGGACAGCATCATGAACGCGTATAACGGAGAGTAG
- the leuC gene encoding 3-isopropylmalate dehydratase large subunit, which yields MSTGTLYDKVWDQHTVRELPTGETQLFVGLHLIHEVTSPQAFGMLEERDLSVAFPDRTYATTDHIIPTADLTRPFGDAQAETMLQELEQNTAEYDITFFDPDSGAQGIVHVVGPEQGLTQPGMTIVCGDSHTSTHGAFGSLGFGIGTSQIRDVLATQCVAMEKQKVRRIQVNGTLGDGVYAKDIILKIIGELGVEGGIGHVYEYGGPAIEALGMEGRMSICNMSIEGGARAGYVNPDVTTFEYLRGRPHAPSGEEWEQAIDCWQSLRSDEDATYDDKVTFDGSAIEPMVTWGITPGQAIGISESIPDPDDLPSGQAETARKALDHMDLSPGRTMRGVNVDVAFLGSCTNARISDLREAASILKTIGRPVADDVRAMVVPGSQGVKQQAEEEGLADVFRDAGFDWRGAGCSMCLGMNEDQLQGRELCASSSNRNFIGRQGSKDGRTVLMSPAMVVAAAVEGEVTDVRELL from the coding sequence ATGTCCACCGGTACCCTCTACGACAAAGTCTGGGATCAGCACACCGTGCGCGAGTTGCCCACCGGCGAAACGCAACTGTTTGTGGGGCTCCACCTGATCCACGAGGTCACCAGTCCGCAGGCCTTTGGGATGCTTGAGGAGCGTGACCTGTCGGTGGCGTTTCCGGACCGCACGTACGCCACGACGGATCACATTATCCCGACGGCTGACCTGACGCGTCCCTTTGGGGATGCACAGGCCGAGACGATGCTGCAAGAGTTAGAGCAGAACACGGCGGAGTACGACATCACATTCTTCGATCCGGATTCCGGCGCGCAGGGCATCGTGCACGTCGTGGGGCCGGAGCAGGGCCTCACCCAGCCCGGCATGACCATCGTCTGCGGCGATTCACACACGAGCACGCACGGGGCCTTCGGCTCGCTCGGCTTCGGCATCGGCACCAGCCAGATTCGCGACGTGCTGGCGACGCAGTGCGTGGCAATGGAGAAGCAGAAGGTGCGCCGCATCCAGGTGAACGGGACGCTCGGCGACGGCGTCTATGCCAAAGACATCATTCTCAAGATTATCGGAGAGCTCGGGGTGGAAGGGGGCATCGGCCACGTCTACGAGTACGGTGGCCCGGCCATCGAAGCCCTCGGCATGGAAGGGCGGATGTCCATCTGCAACATGAGCATCGAGGGCGGTGCCCGCGCGGGGTACGTCAATCCCGATGTCACGACATTCGAATACTTGAGGGGCCGCCCGCACGCCCCCAGTGGCGAGGAGTGGGAACAGGCCATCGATTGCTGGCAGTCTCTCCGCTCCGACGAGGACGCGACGTACGATGACAAAGTGACGTTCGACGGCTCGGCCATCGAACCGATGGTGACGTGGGGCATCACGCCGGGACAGGCCATCGGCATTTCGGAGTCCATTCCCGATCCGGATGATCTCCCGTCCGGACAGGCGGAGACGGCTCGGAAGGCGCTTGATCATATGGACCTGTCGCCAGGCCGGACGATGCGGGGCGTGAACGTGGACGTGGCATTCCTGGGGTCGTGTACGAACGCGCGCATCTCCGATCTTCGGGAAGCAGCGTCGATTCTGAAGACGATCGGGCGACCGGTGGCCGACGACGTGCGGGCGATGGTCGTCCCGGGATCGCAGGGCGTGAAGCAGCAGGCCGAAGAGGAAGGGCTGGCCGATGTCTTTCGCGACGCGGGCTTTGACTGGCGCGGGGCCGGATGCTCGATGTGCCTTGGCATGAATGAGGATCAGCTTCAGGGCCGCGAGCTCTGCGCATCGTCCTCAAACCGCAACTTCATCGGGCGTCAGGGCAGCAAGGACGGCCGCACCGTACTCATGAGCCCGGCGATGGTGGTGGCCGCGGCGGTGGAAGGGGAGGTTACGGACGTACGAGAATTGCTGTAG
- the ilvN gene encoding acetolactate synthase small subunit — MSDEETLTRQQIRRKRKFGEPILPEEEDETDQKHRHIIAVTLENTIGALNRVTNLFSARGFNLESVAVGETEDSSIARLTLVTVGNDRIVAQVTRQLKGLVNTYDVTDLTDAEHVERELCLLKVQYTSDTRPEILDIKDIFRGRVVNVTPETMVLEVTGPNKKINAFIGMMQEHGIEEVARSGQVAMHRALEYEAPNPLASSESEVNDNGSSDAN; from the coding sequence ATGTCCGACGAAGAGACCCTCACCCGACAGCAAATCCGCCGAAAGCGCAAGTTCGGCGAACCGATTCTGCCAGAGGAGGAAGACGAGACCGATCAGAAGCACCGGCACATCATTGCCGTCACGCTCGAAAACACGATCGGGGCGCTGAACCGGGTCACGAATCTGTTTTCTGCACGCGGCTTCAACCTTGAGAGTGTAGCGGTCGGAGAGACCGAGGATTCGTCGATTGCCCGCCTCACGCTCGTCACGGTGGGTAACGATCGCATTGTGGCGCAGGTGACGCGCCAACTGAAGGGCCTAGTGAACACGTACGACGTGACGGACCTCACCGATGCCGAGCACGTCGAGCGCGAGCTGTGTTTGTTGAAAGTGCAGTACACGTCCGACACTCGGCCGGAAATTCTCGATATCAAGGACATTTTTCGGGGACGTGTTGTGAATGTGACACCGGAGACGATGGTGCTTGAGGTGACTGGGCCGAACAAGAAGATTAACGCCTTCATCGGCATGATGCAGGAGCACGGCATTGAAGAGGTGGCGCGGAGCGGGCAGGTGGCCATGCACCGTGCTCTGGAGTATGAAGCGCCGAATCCGCTTGCGTCGTCCGAGTCCGAGGTGAACGACAACGGCTCCTCAGACGCCAACTAG
- the leuB gene encoding 3-isopropylmalate dehydrogenase: MEDSRTYNITWLPGDGIGPEVTREALRVMEAVADTHGFSLSVDEHLAGGAAIDATGEPLPETTRTACQESDAVLLGAVGGPKWADTTGDQRPESGLLALRKVLGVYANLRPVRVPESLADASPLRPERVADTDVLFVRELTGGIYFGTPRGRTEAGVANTMVYSEEEIERIAHIAFQRAQLRGGHVTSVDKANVLDVSELWRSVVTDVKEEHYPDVELRHLYVDNAAMQVVRDPRQFDVVLTGNLFGDILSDLAAALPGSLGLLPSASVGGTVGLFEPVHGSAPDIAGTDQANPIAAILSGALLLDEIDETAAADAVRWAVDATLEDGRRTGDLAASADAASTSEFGRAVAERAADHTPQTTTAS; this comes from the coding sequence ATGGAAGATTCGAGAACCTACAATATCACCTGGCTGCCGGGGGACGGCATTGGACCCGAAGTGACGCGAGAAGCATTGCGCGTGATGGAGGCGGTGGCCGATACGCACGGATTTTCGCTCTCGGTGGACGAGCATCTTGCTGGAGGCGCCGCCATCGACGCGACCGGAGAGCCGTTGCCTGAAACCACCCGCACCGCCTGTCAGGAGAGCGACGCCGTCCTGCTCGGCGCAGTCGGCGGACCGAAGTGGGCCGACACGACGGGCGATCAGCGGCCGGAAAGCGGGCTCCTTGCGCTCCGGAAGGTGCTGGGCGTCTACGCCAACCTACGGCCCGTTCGTGTGCCGGAGAGCCTGGCCGATGCCTCTCCGCTTCGCCCCGAGCGCGTGGCCGACACCGACGTGCTCTTCGTTCGCGAACTCACCGGCGGCATCTACTTTGGCACGCCGCGCGGCCGCACCGAAGCAGGGGTGGCCAACACGATGGTGTATTCGGAAGAAGAAATCGAGCGCATTGCCCACATCGCCTTCCAGCGGGCCCAGCTGCGCGGCGGGCACGTGACCTCGGTCGATAAAGCCAATGTCCTCGACGTATCTGAGCTGTGGCGGTCTGTTGTGACCGACGTGAAGGAGGAGCATTATCCGGATGTGGAGCTGCGGCACCTGTACGTCGATAACGCGGCCATGCAGGTAGTACGGGACCCTCGACAGTTTGACGTGGTACTGACCGGCAACCTCTTTGGCGACATCCTTTCCGACCTTGCGGCGGCGCTGCCCGGCTCGTTGGGCCTGCTGCCCTCGGCGAGCGTTGGAGGAACGGTCGGCCTGTTCGAACCGGTGCACGGAAGTGCCCCGGACATCGCAGGCACAGACCAGGCCAATCCCATTGCGGCCATTCTGAGCGGCGCACTGCTCCTCGATGAGATCGACGAGACTGCGGCGGCTGATGCGGTCCGGTGGGCCGTAGATGCGACGCTGGAGGACGGACGTCGAACTGGGGACCTTGCGGCCTCCGCCGACGCTGCGTCGACCTCTGAGTTTGGCCGGGCCGTGGCCGAGCGGGCCGCCGACCATACTCCTCAAACGACCACAGCCTCATGA
- the ilvC gene encoding ketol-acid reductoisomerase yields the protein MKVHYEADSSLIHDKQVAVIGYGSQGHAHALNLHDSGVEVAVGLRPDSSSREKAEQQGLTVMDIGEAAAWGDVVMLLIPDQHQKEVYEEHLKEHMTPGTALGFGHGFNIHYDRIEPPEGVDVFMVAPKSPGHLVRRTYAQGSGVPCLAAVDQDASGGAMELAVSYADAIGGTHAGVIETTFKDETETDLFGEQAVLCGGSQALIQASFETLVDAGYPPELAYFECLHELKLIVDLYYEGGLEYMNYSVSDTAEYGNYTRGPRVIDDDVREEMQDILEEIQSGEFAEEWMEEYENGAPNLLEQREALKDEQIEKVGKKLRGMMPWLDGDETPDNGEAPDAEEASTESV from the coding sequence ATGAAAGTGCATTACGAAGCAGACTCTTCACTCATCCACGACAAGCAGGTCGCCGTGATTGGATACGGCAGTCAGGGCCATGCCCATGCGCTGAATCTCCACGATAGTGGGGTCGAGGTAGCGGTGGGCCTACGGCCCGACTCCTCCTCCCGTGAAAAGGCCGAACAGCAGGGCCTGACGGTGATGGACATTGGCGAGGCCGCTGCGTGGGGGGACGTGGTGATGCTCCTCATCCCCGATCAGCACCAGAAGGAGGTGTACGAAGAACACCTGAAGGAGCACATGACGCCGGGCACTGCGCTTGGCTTTGGGCATGGGTTCAACATTCACTACGACCGAATCGAGCCGCCCGAAGGAGTGGACGTCTTTATGGTGGCTCCGAAGTCTCCCGGCCATCTCGTCCGGCGCACCTACGCGCAGGGCAGCGGGGTGCCGTGTCTCGCAGCGGTCGACCAGGATGCCTCCGGCGGGGCCATGGAGCTTGCCGTGAGCTACGCCGACGCCATTGGGGGAACCCATGCGGGCGTTATTGAGACGACGTTCAAGGATGAGACCGAGACTGATCTCTTTGGGGAGCAGGCTGTGCTGTGCGGCGGGTCGCAGGCACTCATCCAGGCAAGCTTCGAAACGCTGGTCGATGCCGGCTATCCGCCCGAACTCGCATATTTCGAGTGTCTGCATGAGTTGAAGCTCATCGTGGATCTCTACTATGAGGGCGGCCTCGAATACATGAACTACTCGGTCAGCGACACGGCCGAATACGGCAACTACACGCGCGGTCCTCGCGTGATCGATGATGACGTACGGGAGGAGATGCAGGACATCCTCGAGGAGATCCAGTCCGGCGAGTTTGCCGAGGAATGGATGGAAGAGTATGAGAACGGGGCGCCCAATCTGCTGGAGCAGCGGGAGGCGCTGAAGGATGAGCAGATCGAGAAGGTGGGCAAGAAGCTCCGCGGCATGATGCCATGGCTCGATGGCGACGAGACGCCGGACAACGGCGAGGCACCCGACGCAGAAGAAGCCTCGACGGAATCGGTGTAG
- a CDS encoding four helix bundle protein: MTFESWKEQVPDSIQNDPLWEMRVYRLSLFASDVCWRDASSLQKEKRSQEVADQLYRAVGSVGANIAEGYSRGTGKDRARFYEYALGSARESRDWYYKGRFVLGKQVARHRLNFMTEIIRLLLTIIPRQRGGEIREPDSSYGDSDKQMEELLEHVPLAS, translated from the coding sequence ATGACGTTTGAATCGTGGAAGGAGCAGGTTCCGGACTCAATTCAAAACGATCCGCTTTGGGAAATGCGCGTGTATCGGCTCAGCCTGTTTGCCTCTGATGTCTGTTGGCGGGATGCTAGCTCACTCCAAAAGGAAAAACGCTCCCAAGAGGTTGCTGATCAGTTATACCGGGCCGTTGGCTCGGTCGGGGCAAACATTGCCGAAGGCTATTCACGCGGGACCGGAAAGGATCGCGCACGATTCTACGAGTATGCACTGGGCTCCGCTCGCGAAAGCAGAGACTGGTACTACAAAGGGCGCTTCGTGCTGGGTAAACAAGTCGCGCGCCATCGTCTCAATTTCATGACGGAGATTATTCGTCTTCTCCTCACCATCATTCCCAGGCAGCGAGGCGGTGAAATTCGAGAGCCTGACTCATCGTACGGAGATTCCGACAAACAGATGGAAGAATTACTCGAACACGTTCCGCTTGCGTCGTGA
- the ilvB gene encoding biosynthetic-type acetolactate synthase large subunit — protein sequence MPTDSLKTSTPSTASNGAPDAPVLKGSEIFVRALEEEGVDRVFGHPGGAVIKIYDAMERIQPDYEHVLVRHEQGGTHAAEGYAKATGRVGTVLVTSGPGATNTVTGIADAYLDSVPIVVFTGQVPTHLIGNDSFQETDTTGVTRSITKHNFLVRDVDELASTIKKAYHIARTGRPGPVVVDIPKDVQMDKSTFVYPDEPDLPGYSVPGKGASRQVQRAARMIEEAERPLLYVGGGTINADAPEHLTKLARKTNIPVTTTLHGLGAFPETDDLALGWLGMHGFYHTNMAVQNADLIIAVGARFDDRVTGDVDAWAPDAKIIHVDIDPSCISKNVYADCAIIGDAQKVLQQLLPKVEPKDTEEWLAQIDEWRDSCPPYEYEQPDEDLIAPESVVEQLYEKTQGEAVMVSDVGQHQMWVCQYYKFGRTRSHISSGGLGTMGFGLPAAMGAAFGMREGRDLDVVCVSGDGGFVMNAQELSVAAAHGLPLKIAVLNNNFLGMVRQWQSLFHEDRFSHTDLTSTNPDFVKLAEAHHCVGLRATSPDEVGDVIDQAWEVDDRPVLMEFAVPKEEMVFPMVPAGAASDDMLTEMFSKEEMAKE from the coding sequence ATGCCGACTGATTCTCTGAAGACCTCCACCCCATCTACAGCTTCCAACGGCGCTCCGGACGCCCCTGTGTTGAAAGGATCCGAGATCTTTGTGCGGGCCCTCGAAGAAGAGGGAGTTGACCGTGTCTTTGGCCACCCCGGAGGGGCGGTCATTAAGATCTACGATGCAATGGAGCGGATCCAGCCCGACTACGAGCATGTGCTCGTTCGGCACGAGCAGGGGGGGACGCACGCCGCGGAAGGCTACGCCAAGGCTACTGGTCGCGTCGGCACCGTGCTCGTCACCAGCGGGCCCGGGGCCACGAACACCGTCACGGGCATCGCGGACGCCTACTTGGATTCCGTGCCCATCGTTGTCTTTACCGGTCAGGTGCCCACCCACCTCATCGGGAACGATAGCTTCCAGGAGACGGACACCACGGGCGTGACCCGCAGCATTACAAAGCATAATTTTCTGGTGCGGGACGTCGACGAGTTGGCGTCGACGATCAAAAAGGCCTATCACATTGCCCGGACGGGGCGGCCGGGGCCGGTCGTCGTCGACATTCCCAAGGATGTGCAAATGGACAAGAGCACATTCGTTTATCCGGACGAGCCGGACCTGCCGGGGTATTCGGTGCCGGGAAAGGGCGCATCGAGGCAGGTTCAGCGGGCGGCACGCATGATTGAGGAGGCCGAACGGCCGCTGCTCTACGTTGGCGGGGGAACCATCAACGCGGATGCGCCGGAGCACCTCACCAAGCTGGCACGGAAGACCAACATTCCCGTGACCACCACCCTGCACGGGCTCGGGGCATTTCCGGAGACCGATGACCTCGCGCTTGGATGGCTGGGGATGCACGGGTTCTACCATACCAACATGGCGGTGCAGAATGCCGATCTCATTATTGCTGTGGGGGCACGCTTCGATGATCGCGTCACGGGCGATGTGGATGCGTGGGCGCCCGACGCCAAGATCATCCATGTCGACATTGATCCGTCCTGCATCTCGAAAAACGTGTACGCGGACTGCGCGATCATTGGAGATGCACAGAAGGTTTTGCAACAACTTCTGCCCAAAGTGGAGCCGAAGGACACGGAGGAGTGGCTCGCCCAGATCGACGAGTGGCGCGACAGTTGCCCGCCGTATGAGTACGAACAGCCGGACGAGGATCTGATTGCGCCCGAGTCTGTGGTCGAACAGTTGTACGAGAAGACGCAAGGCGAAGCGGTCATGGTCTCGGACGTGGGGCAGCACCAGATGTGGGTGTGCCAGTACTATAAGTTTGGGCGCACGCGCTCGCACATCAGCTCGGGGGGGCTCGGCACCATGGGCTTTGGGCTTCCGGCCGCCATGGGGGCCGCCTTCGGCATGCGCGAAGGCCGGGACCTCGATGTCGTGTGCGTGAGCGGGGATGGGGGCTTTGTGATGAACGCGCAGGAGCTCAGTGTGGCGGCCGCCCACGGGTTGCCGCTTAAAATCGCGGTCCTCAACAACAATTTCCTGGGAATGGTGCGGCAGTGGCAGTCGCTCTTTCACGAGGATCGCTTCAGTCACACCGACCTGACCTCAACGAACCCCGATTTTGTGAAGCTGGCCGAGGCGCATCACTGCGTGGGGCTTCGGGCCACCTCCCCGGACGAGGTTGGCGACGTGATCGATCAGGCCTGGGAGGTCGACGACCGGCCCGTTCTCATGGAGTTTGCGGTGCCGAAGGAGGAGATGGTGTTCCCGATGGTGCCGGCCGGTGCTGCCAGCGACGACATGCTCACCGAGATGTTTAGCAAGGAGGAAATGGCAAAGGAGTGA
- the glgX gene encoding glycogen debranching protein GlgX encodes MSLDLALPPPHSTPPATETGFPLPLGPHIWDGGINFSLFSRHATQVWLELYDEPADAIPRHRFSLTAPRHRTGDLWHIWVEGLVPGQLYGYRVDGPYAPEEGHRFNPYKLLLDPYAAAITHMENWDFRRAQGYDASDPRKDLSFSTENNADTAPKCVVTERRTGWEERRPLRRPWADTIIYELHVRGFTVDPSSDVEHPGTYRGLIEKIPYLQDLGITAVELMPVQEFNEREIARVNPLSGEPLRNYWGYNPATFFAPNGLYSSTGTQGEQVEEFKDMVKAFHEAGIEVILDVVFNHTAEGDEIGPTMSWRGLDNRIYYLLTEDRRFYKDYTGTGNTVKSDHPVVRDLILDALRYWVVEMHVDGFRFDLASVLGRDEDGQLLADPPLLERIAHDPVLRNVKMIAEAWDAAGAYQVGQFPAKGWSEWNGHFRDDVRRFWRGDSGMLGTFASRLAGSSDLYGGGERGPESSINYVTSHDGFTLNDLVSYAEKHNEANGEFNRDGTDANYSANYGVEGPTEDPQVNAVRTRQIKNVLLTLLLSHGVPMLLGGDEFRRTQYGNNNAYCQDNEVGWWLWDRLDDHSNIHRFVRELITARRAYSPLQHAGFYTDEDLQWIGPQGESPRWEDSEARALGCYLPEKNGLAVLLLFNAGREAVDFDLPMQPNDRRWHRKADTALPSPDDITPLGETKPLDQQTHYTVDPQSSVVLVAPA; translated from the coding sequence ATGTCTCTCGATCTTGCGCTCCCTCCGCCTCACTCCACTCCCCCGGCAACGGAGACCGGCTTTCCACTTCCTCTCGGTCCTCACATCTGGGACGGCGGCATCAACTTTTCCTTGTTCAGTCGTCATGCGACCCAGGTGTGGCTGGAGCTGTACGACGAGCCCGCGGACGCCATTCCACGACATCGGTTTTCTCTGACAGCCCCACGCCATCGTACCGGCGACCTCTGGCACATCTGGGTAGAGGGGTTGGTGCCGGGGCAGCTATACGGGTACCGGGTCGACGGTCCCTATGCGCCCGAGGAGGGGCACCGATTCAATCCGTACAAGCTGTTGTTGGACCCCTATGCGGCGGCCATTACACACATGGAGAACTGGGACTTCCGCCGGGCACAGGGATACGATGCCTCGGATCCCCGGAAGGACCTTTCGTTCTCGACCGAAAACAATGCCGACACGGCGCCCAAGTGCGTGGTCACGGAGCGGCGGACGGGGTGGGAGGAGCGGCGCCCTCTCCGGCGACCGTGGGCGGACACGATCATTTACGAACTGCACGTTCGGGGCTTTACGGTAGATCCCAGTAGCGACGTTGAGCATCCTGGCACCTACCGGGGGCTCATCGAAAAAATCCCGTACTTGCAGGACCTTGGGATTACGGCTGTGGAGTTGATGCCCGTGCAGGAATTCAACGAGCGAGAAATTGCTCGCGTAAATCCGCTTTCGGGAGAGCCCCTTCGCAATTACTGGGGCTACAATCCCGCCACGTTTTTTGCCCCCAATGGGCTGTATTCCAGCACCGGTACTCAGGGGGAGCAGGTAGAGGAATTTAAGGACATGGTGAAGGCCTTTCACGAGGCCGGCATTGAGGTCATCCTCGACGTCGTGTTCAATCACACGGCAGAAGGGGATGAGATTGGGCCGACGATGAGCTGGCGCGGACTGGACAACCGCATCTATTACCTGCTGACGGAGGATCGACGCTTCTACAAGGACTACACGGGCACCGGCAACACGGTCAAGTCGGACCATCCCGTGGTGCGCGATCTTATCCTGGACGCGCTCCGCTACTGGGTCGTGGAGATGCACGTGGATGGTTTTCGGTTCGATCTTGCCTCGGTATTGGGACGAGACGAGGATGGGCAACTCCTGGCCGACCCGCCGCTTTTGGAGCGCATTGCTCACGACCCGGTGCTCCGCAACGTGAAAATGATTGCCGAGGCATGGGACGCAGCCGGGGCCTACCAGGTGGGACAGTTTCCAGCGAAAGGATGGTCAGAGTGGAACGGACACTTCCGCGACGACGTGCGCCGGTTCTGGCGGGGGGACTCCGGCATGTTGGGGACCTTTGCGTCTCGCCTTGCCGGCAGCTCCGACCTCTACGGCGGCGGCGAACGGGGGCCGGAGTCCAGTATCAACTACGTGACCAGCCACGACGGCTTCACGCTCAACGACCTCGTCAGCTACGCCGAAAAGCACAACGAGGCCAACGGCGAATTCAACCGCGACGGCACCGATGCCAACTACAGTGCCAATTATGGTGTAGAAGGCCCGACCGAGGACCCGCAGGTCAACGCTGTGCGGACCCGTCAGATCAAGAACGTTCTCCTCACGCTCCTGCTGTCGCACGGCGTGCCCATGCTGCTGGGCGGCGACGAATTCCGCCGCACCCAGTACGGCAACAACAACGCGTACTGCCAAGACAACGAGGTGGGCTGGTGGTTGTGGGACCGGCTCGACGATCACAGCAATATTCACCGCTTCGTTCGCGAGTTGATCACGGCCCGGCGGGCGTACTCGCCCCTCCAGCATGCTGGATTCTACACCGACGAGGACCTCCAATGGATTGGGCCGCAGGGCGAGTCGCCTCGTTGGGAGGACTCGGAGGCTCGTGCGCTGGGCTGCTATTTGCCGGAGAAAAATGGCCTGGCCGTGCTCCTTCTTTTCAATGCCGGCCGGGAGGCCGTTGATTTCGACCTGCCCATGCAGCCGAACGACCGTCGCTGGCACCGCAAGGCCGACACCGCGCTTCCGTCCCCCGACGACATCACGCCCCTTGGTGAGACCAAGCCGCTTGATCAGCAGACGCACTACACGGTAGACCCGCAGTCGAGTGTCGTCCTCGTTGCGCCGGCGTAA